The following proteins are encoded in a genomic region of Mesoplodon densirostris isolate mMesDen1 chromosome 12, mMesDen1 primary haplotype, whole genome shotgun sequence:
- the LOC132500411 gene encoding developmental pluripotency-associated 5 protein-like yields MGKLPEPNDIPPWVGSPEVLKEPEVFQVQTGLVEAVFGPDGSRIPFVEQVGTVMLQMKGLETSDVAEVMVYGSYLCKFQTKWMLQSVA; encoded by the exons ATGGGGAAGCTGCCGGAGCCGAACGACATCCCACCTTGGGTGGGGTCTCCCGAAGTCTTGAAGGAGCCCGAGGTGTTCCAGGTCCAGACGGGGCTTGTGGAAGCCGTGTTCG GCCCCGACGGATCTCGAATCCCATTCGTCGAGCAGGTGGGCACAGTCATGCTCCAGATGAAGGGTCTGGAAACTTCGGACGTCGCCGAAGTCATGGTTTACGGCTCTTACTTGTGCAAGTTCCAGACCAAGTGGATGCTCCAGTCCGTGGCCTAG